A single region of the Nitrosomonas sp. Is79A3 genome encodes:
- the def gene encoding peptide deformylase gives MAILKILQYPDERLHTVAAPVAQVTDKIRLLIKDLAETMYAAPGIGLAATQVDVHERVIVIDTSETHDQLLVLINPEIIASNGLSDYEEGCLSVPGIYGKVQRAESIAVRALNTEGESFVLNADGLLAVCIQHEMDHLAGKVFVEYWSRLKQARTLARLKKKQRSAM, from the coding sequence ATGGCTATTCTAAAAATATTACAATACCCGGATGAGAGGCTGCATACTGTAGCGGCTCCGGTAGCGCAAGTCACGGACAAAATCCGCTTGCTGATAAAAGATTTGGCTGAAACGATGTATGCTGCACCTGGGATAGGGCTGGCAGCGACGCAAGTGGATGTGCATGAACGTGTGATTGTTATCGATACTTCTGAAACGCATGATCAATTGCTTGTTTTGATCAATCCTGAAATTATAGCCAGTAATGGCCTATCTGATTATGAGGAAGGTTGCTTGTCAGTTCCAGGTATCTATGGAAAAGTACAGCGTGCCGAATCTATTGCGGTAAGAGCCTTGAATACGGAAGGGGAATCTTTTGTTCTGAATGCCGATGGATTGCTGGCGGTGTGTATTCAACATGAAATGGATCACTTGGCCGGAAAAGTGTTTGTTGAGTACTGGTCACGGCTTAAGCAGGCACGCACCCTGGCGAGATTAAAGAAAAAACAGCGAAGTGCCATGTAA
- the fmt gene encoding methionyl-tRNA formyltransferase translates to MRIIFAGTPIFAATALDALLKADHEIVLVLTQPDRPAGRGMKTAASAVKLLAQQQDLALLQPLTLKSAEIQTQLLALSADVMIVAAYGLILPETVLKIPRLGCMNIHASLLPRWRGAAPIQRAILAGDHETGITIMQMDAGLDTGAILLKRSIAIAPDDTTQSLHDKLGLLGAQSIVEALVLLQQGRLVPIVQDETLACYAAKIKKTEAEIDWQQSAEQIDRVVRTFNPNPGAYTYFRDLALKIWQAKVVAGRAAGKPGEIISVDREGITVACGSNMLQVEIVQKPGGKKLSSADFLAGNNLQPGENFSAVKHSTSKHD, encoded by the coding sequence ATGAGAATCATTTTCGCTGGAACTCCCATTTTTGCTGCGACTGCACTGGATGCATTACTCAAGGCAGATCATGAGATTGTCCTGGTGTTGACGCAGCCGGACCGTCCTGCTGGCAGAGGAATGAAAACGGCCGCCAGTGCGGTTAAGTTGCTTGCCCAACAACAGGATCTTGCGCTGTTACAGCCATTAACGCTTAAATCTGCCGAAATACAAACGCAATTGCTGGCATTGTCCGCAGATGTGATGATTGTGGCGGCTTACGGCTTGATTTTACCTGAAACTGTGTTAAAAATTCCTCGCTTGGGCTGTATGAATATTCACGCTTCGTTATTGCCGCGTTGGCGCGGGGCTGCGCCGATTCAACGGGCTATTCTGGCGGGTGATCATGAAACCGGTATTACCATCATGCAAATGGATGCAGGGTTGGATACAGGTGCCATTTTATTAAAGCGTAGCATAGCGATCGCACCGGATGATACTACGCAATCATTGCATGACAAGTTGGGTCTGCTCGGTGCACAGAGTATCGTTGAGGCTCTGGTGCTGCTGCAGCAGGGAAGACTTGTTCCCATAGTGCAGGATGAGACACTGGCTTGCTATGCCGCCAAAATAAAGAAAACTGAAGCAGAAATTGATTGGCAACAAAGTGCCGAGCAAATTGACCGTGTTGTACGGACGTTTAATCCAAATCCAGGTGCTTATACTTATTTTCGGGATCTTGCATTGAAGATTTGGCAAGCAAAAGTAGTTGCAGGGAGAGCAGCAGGTAAACCAGGGGAAATTATCTCAGTAGATCGTGAAGGCATTACTGTGGCCTGTGGTTCTAATATGTTACAAGTTGAAATAGTGCAAAAACCCGGCGGCAAGAAATTGAGTAGTGCAGATTTTCTGGCGGGGAATAATTTACAGCCAGGTGAAAATTTTTCTGCAGTGAAACATTCCACTTCAAAGCATGATTAA
- the rsmB gene encoding 16S rRNA (cytosine(967)-C(5))-methyltransferase RsmB → MIKTQLVAASVISKVLAGASLTGVLQEVWRADPALSRQQRGAIQDLSYGVLRFYGQLEATLGLLLKKSLRDKSLHHLLLVSLYQLQYSKALPHTVVDQAVSASRSFVHGKGMQGLVNAVLRSFIRQRDSLLRKAAENEVGRYSHPQWWIDKLRWQYPQNFQAILEADNKRPPMTLRVNQRKISVETYRKLLAEKTMHTELLDSGALQLSQPVMVESLPGFAEGLVTVQDAGAQFAATFLDVHDGMRVLDACAAPGGKSTHLLELADISLTVLDNDSARLAQVQQNLARLNVTAERLLCGDASHPDEWWDGQSYDRILADVPCSASGVVCRHPDIKWLRRESDLVKFAASQQAILNALWKILSRDGKLLYVTCSIFAEENTMQIEKFLKHHPDACPLPLSGAAMVDGQLLPDTQHDGFFYTLLQKN, encoded by the coding sequence ATGATTAAAACCCAGCTTGTTGCGGCTTCTGTAATCAGTAAGGTGCTGGCCGGAGCAAGTTTGACGGGAGTATTGCAGGAAGTTTGGCGCGCAGACCCCGCGTTATCGCGACAGCAAAGAGGTGCCATTCAGGATTTGAGTTATGGTGTATTGCGATTTTATGGGCAATTGGAAGCAACTCTTGGTTTGCTGCTGAAAAAATCACTACGTGACAAGAGCCTGCATCATCTACTCTTAGTCAGCTTATATCAACTGCAATACAGTAAAGCATTGCCGCACACAGTGGTTGATCAGGCTGTTTCGGCCTCGCGATCTTTTGTGCATGGTAAAGGTATGCAGGGACTGGTGAATGCGGTATTGCGCAGTTTTATCCGGCAGCGTGATAGCTTATTGAGGAAAGCTGCTGAAAATGAGGTCGGACGTTATTCGCATCCGCAATGGTGGATTGATAAATTGCGCTGGCAATACCCGCAAAACTTTCAAGCCATATTGGAGGCAGACAACAAACGTCCTCCGATGACTTTGCGGGTCAATCAACGTAAGATCAGCGTGGAAACTTACCGTAAGCTGTTGGCAGAGAAAACGATGCATACAGAATTGCTAGATTCTGGCGCACTGCAACTGAGTCAGCCGGTTATGGTGGAAAGCTTGCCTGGTTTTGCAGAAGGTCTGGTAACCGTGCAAGACGCAGGAGCTCAGTTTGCTGCGACGTTTCTGGATGTGCATGACGGCATGCGTGTATTGGATGCTTGTGCGGCACCCGGAGGGAAAAGCACGCATTTGCTGGAATTGGCCGATATTTCGCTGACGGTACTGGACAATGATTCAGCAAGGCTTGCTCAAGTTCAGCAGAATCTTGCGCGCTTGAATGTGACAGCAGAACGTCTGTTGTGCGGAGATGCCTCGCATCCCGATGAATGGTGGGACGGTCAGTCGTATGATCGTATATTGGCTGATGTACCTTGTTCTGCATCTGGTGTAGTATGCCGGCACCCAGATATTAAATGGTTGCGGCGTGAAAGTGATCTGGTCAAATTCGCAGCAAGTCAACAGGCAATTCTGAATGCATTGTGGAAAATTTTAAGCAGGGATGGTAAGTTACTTTATGTAACTTGCTCGATCTTTGCCGAAGAAAATACGATGCAGATAGAGAAATTTCTTAAACATCATCCTGATGCATGTCCACTACCACTTTCTGGGGCAGCAATGGTAGATGGACAATTGTTACCAGATACTCAACATGATGGTTTCTTTTATACACTGTTGCAAAAAAACTAG
- a CDS encoding DUF4390 domain-containing protein yields the protein MWRVQSSLANLIFLLLITLLPVVVAQAEGIQIKSVSMAAVGQGYEISIDSDIALNATLEQALEKSIVLYFVTKFSLVDSRWYWLNDEVARGKLRVGLRYYALTRQYHLNHPSFSQSFNTLTEALQALGQLRDYPLTVKSDLKHDVDYIASLRIWLDLTRMPKPFQVEALGSSKWDLSSDKLEWRMKLPTPEQPFQMKGQ from the coding sequence ATGTGGCGTGTACAGTCATCTCTTGCCAATCTGATTTTTTTGCTGTTGATTACGTTGTTGCCGGTCGTGGTTGCGCAAGCAGAGGGTATTCAGATAAAGTCTGTCAGTATGGCAGCAGTTGGGCAAGGATATGAAATCAGTATTGATTCTGATATTGCTCTCAATGCCACTTTGGAACAAGCGCTTGAAAAAAGTATTGTTTTGTACTTTGTAACCAAATTCAGTTTGGTAGATTCGCGTTGGTATTGGCTTAACGACGAAGTTGCGCGTGGTAAATTAAGAGTTGGGTTAAGATATTACGCATTGACGCGCCAATATCATTTGAACCACCCCTCATTCTCGCAAAGTTTTAATACGTTAACGGAAGCATTGCAGGCTCTGGGTCAATTGCGTGATTATCCCTTGACTGTCAAATCTGATTTAAAACATGATGTTGATTATATCGCGTCACTGCGTATCTGGCTTGATTTGACACGTATGCCTAAACCATTCCAGGTTGAAGCATTGGGTTCCAGCAAATGGGATCTGAGCTCAGACAAACTGGAATGGCGTATGAAGTTACCAACACCAGAGCAGCCGTTCCAGATGAAAGGCCAATAA
- a CDS encoding ATP-binding protein: MKYVLIIGAGVGAVMLFLLATAGANTEFFERKYRLLLGINIAFVLFLMVIVGFLLWRFRRRLKSGVFGSRLALRLMLVFSLMAILPGVLVYAVSVQFLEKSIESWFDVKVDRALEGGLSLGQTMLENLLGELRKKAQATALMLSEPSSQPLLVLNELLLQSQIEEATLFNQDGKVIAFSSESNLALFPEMPNAIVMRHIRIQKAYSAVESVADKGLYLRVVAPVNVLSLKEDIRVLQLLQPVPVQLAKDAERVQAGYQDYQELSLSRQGLTRLYSVTLTLALLLSLFSALAAASLLSEKLSAPLGMLAEGTRAIAQGDYSRRHLVQSSDELGVLTESFNLMTQQLEEAQATAQHNQQEVESARAHLESILANLSSGVLVFDDQLVLSKANRSAEQILQIPMISLDGSIIEGCVSNEPQLNTLVTEIREGFNSGETGVWQRQLTRSGDGNNQVLLLRGTRLPKISGGGGVVVFDDITNLLQVQRAVAWGEVARRLAHEIKNPLTPIQLSAERVQHKLINKLDEEDARILRRSTETIVNQVEALKRMVNEFNQYARVPELELRQLDFNRLVREVLSLYETASMTTDNSKHIQIKPTLADDLPVVRGDAAQLRQVLHNLLQNAQDALIDTSEPVIEVRTEMVHGGVQLSVRDNGCGFSDEIRSRVFEPYVTTKSKGTGLGLPIVKKIVEEHEGLIHIENIKPRGAQISIILPTVEKNISAGNNKLVLS; encoded by the coding sequence ATGAAGTATGTGCTCATTATTGGTGCCGGAGTGGGAGCGGTGATGCTTTTTTTACTGGCTACAGCGGGTGCCAATACTGAGTTTTTTGAACGAAAGTACCGGTTATTGCTGGGTATCAACATTGCTTTCGTATTATTTCTCATGGTTATCGTGGGATTTTTGCTGTGGCGATTCCGGCGCCGGCTTAAGTCGGGTGTGTTCGGATCCAGACTGGCATTACGCTTAATGCTGGTTTTCTCACTGATGGCGATTCTTCCTGGTGTTTTGGTTTATGCCGTATCTGTGCAATTTCTTGAGAAGAGTATTGAATCCTGGTTTGATGTTAAAGTGGACCGTGCGTTGGAGGGTGGCTTGAGTCTAGGGCAAACCATGCTTGAAAACTTGCTGGGAGAATTGCGAAAGAAAGCACAAGCCACTGCGTTGATGTTGTCTGAGCCTTCCAGCCAACCGTTACTAGTGCTCAATGAATTATTGTTGCAATCGCAAATTGAAGAAGCAACTCTGTTTAACCAGGATGGTAAAGTTATTGCATTTTCCAGTGAAAGTAATTTGGCATTATTTCCTGAAATGCCCAATGCGATCGTGATGCGGCACATAAGAATTCAAAAAGCCTACAGCGCGGTTGAATCCGTTGCAGATAAGGGTTTGTATTTGCGCGTAGTTGCGCCTGTCAATGTATTGAGTCTGAAAGAAGATATCCGGGTGCTTCAGCTTTTGCAGCCGGTTCCTGTGCAATTGGCAAAAGATGCCGAACGAGTGCAGGCAGGATATCAGGATTATCAGGAGCTCTCTTTGTCCCGTCAGGGATTAACCCGGCTGTATAGTGTTACATTGACACTGGCATTGCTTTTGTCATTGTTTTCAGCATTGGCAGCCGCTTCATTGCTCAGCGAGAAATTGAGCGCCCCGCTTGGTATGCTGGCGGAAGGTACGCGCGCTATTGCGCAAGGCGATTACAGCCGCCGTCATTTGGTCCAGAGTAGCGATGAACTGGGTGTGTTGACGGAATCTTTTAATTTGATGACGCAACAACTGGAGGAAGCGCAAGCGACAGCACAGCATAACCAGCAGGAAGTGGAGAGCGCGCGTGCGCATCTGGAAAGTATTCTGGCAAATCTTTCATCCGGTGTATTGGTGTTTGACGATCAATTGGTTTTATCCAAGGCAAACCGTAGTGCCGAGCAAATACTGCAGATCCCTATGATCAGCCTGGATGGTTCAATCATCGAAGGCTGTGTGAGTAATGAACCGCAACTGAATACTTTGGTTACTGAGATCAGGGAAGGTTTTAACTCAGGAGAAACTGGTGTTTGGCAGCGCCAATTAACGCGTTCAGGAGATGGTAATAATCAAGTCTTGCTGTTACGGGGAACACGTTTGCCCAAGATATCGGGTGGCGGCGGGGTGGTGGTCTTTGACGATATTACTAATTTATTGCAAGTGCAGCGTGCAGTTGCCTGGGGTGAAGTTGCGCGCCGGCTCGCGCATGAAATTAAAAACCCGTTGACGCCGATTCAACTCTCTGCTGAACGGGTGCAACATAAGTTGATCAATAAACTGGACGAGGAAGATGCAAGAATTCTGCGTCGTTCGACAGAGACGATTGTCAATCAGGTCGAAGCGCTAAAAAGGATGGTTAATGAATTCAATCAATATGCGCGTGTTCCTGAATTGGAATTGCGTCAACTGGATTTTAATCGATTGGTGCGCGAAGTATTGTCACTTTACGAAACAGCAAGTATGACAACTGATAATAGTAAACACATACAAATCAAGCCGACATTGGCAGACGATTTGCCGGTAGTCAGAGGTGATGCTGCACAGTTGCGTCAGGTGCTGCATAATTTATTGCAGAATGCGCAAGATGCATTGATAGATACATCAGAGCCTGTAATCGAAGTAAGAACCGAGATGGTGCATGGGGGGGTGCAGCTGAGTGTGCGTGATAATGGCTGCGGTTTTTCAGACGAGATCAGATCGCGGGTTTTTGAACCTTATGTCACAACCAAATCGAAAGGAACCGGATTGGGGTTACCCATCGTCAAGAAAATTGTTGAGGAGCATGAAGGCTTGATCCATATTGAAAATATTAAGCCCCGTGGCGCTCAAATTTCAATTATCCTGCCAACGGTAGAGAAGAATATCTCTGCGGGGAATAACAAACTGGTGTTAAGTTGA
- a CDS encoding sigma-54 dependent transcriptional regulator, with amino-acid sequence MITNNTILVVDDEIGIRELLSEILRDEGYRVALAENAEQARIWRSQTRPDLVLLDIWMPDTDGITLLKDWASNGMLTMPVIMMSGHGTIDTAVEATRIGAFGYLEKPIPLQKLLSTVSKALRGGQNKQQSTLSLASLGKGALIADLRKRLEQVANLKTPLLLMGEPGAGAEICARFMHRQNTPWVEPETLTSLAESPLDLLELARDGLLFLKDVGEISKLAQKGLLLLLSKLDKYNVRLICATSQPLAELTAQGVYHPKLYEALSSLSIGIPALRAHREDIPDLASQILSRFVESGEASSVLQFSTAALNCLRNYDWPGNLTQLTGVVHSLALTCTGDEISAEAVQQAMVFPESASTSVTPEIPLDLSLREARDLFEKTYFERLIDQESGNMTRVADRAGLERTHLYRKIKLLGIKLRGN; translated from the coding sequence ATGATAACAAACAATACAATACTTGTTGTTGATGACGAAATTGGCATACGCGAATTGCTTTCTGAAATTTTGCGTGATGAAGGCTATCGTGTGGCGCTGGCAGAAAATGCTGAACAAGCGCGGATCTGGCGAAGTCAAACGCGCCCGGATCTGGTGTTGCTGGATATCTGGATGCCTGATACCGATGGTATTACACTGCTGAAAGATTGGGCGAGTAACGGAATGCTGACAATGCCGGTGATCATGATGTCTGGGCATGGCACTATCGATACAGCAGTCGAAGCGACACGTATTGGTGCATTTGGCTATTTGGAGAAACCAATACCGCTGCAAAAGCTGCTAAGTACTGTCAGTAAGGCCTTGCGAGGGGGGCAAAATAAACAGCAATCAACACTTTCTCTCGCCAGTTTGGGTAAAGGTGCTCTGATCGCAGATCTCAGGAAAAGATTAGAGCAAGTCGCAAATCTGAAAACGCCTTTGCTGCTGATGGGAGAGCCGGGTGCCGGTGCGGAGATATGTGCGCGTTTTATGCATCGCCAAAATACACCATGGGTGGAACCAGAGACATTGACGTCGCTGGCTGAATCGCCACTGGATTTACTCGAGCTTGCGCGTGACGGTCTGTTATTTCTCAAGGATGTGGGTGAAATCAGCAAATTAGCGCAAAAAGGTTTGCTGTTATTGTTGAGCAAGCTGGATAAATATAACGTACGGTTGATTTGTGCGACATCTCAGCCCCTGGCAGAGTTAACGGCGCAAGGTGTTTATCATCCCAAATTATACGAAGCGCTGAGCAGCTTAAGTATAGGTATTCCGGCATTGAGAGCGCACCGGGAGGACATTCCTGATTTGGCCAGTCAAATTTTATCGCGTTTTGTTGAATCGGGGGAGGCTTCATCAGTCTTGCAGTTCAGTACTGCGGCGCTTAATTGCTTACGGAATTATGATTGGCCAGGTAATCTTACACAGTTGACAGGTGTCGTGCATTCTTTGGCATTGACATGTACCGGTGATGAGATTTCTGCTGAAGCCGTCCAACAGGCCATGGTTTTTCCAGAATCGGCTTCCACATCTGTTACTCCTGAAATTCCGCTGGATCTTTCACTACGTGAAGCACGTGATTTGTTTGAAAAAACATACTTCGAAAGGCTGATCGATCAAGAAAGTGGCAATATGACGCGTGTGGCTGACAGGGCTGGATTGGAGCGTACACATCTGTATCGGAAAATAAAATTATTGGGAATTAAATTGCGGGGAAACTGA
- the tkt gene encoding transketolase gives MGTFKDFDAPVFKDLTSAIRALAMDAVQKANSGHPGMPMGMAEIAEVLWIHHLRHNPGNPEWVDRDRFILSNGHGSMLIYALLHLTGYDLPMEEIKRFRQFHSKTPGHPEYGYTPGVETTTGPLGQGITNAVGMALAEKVLAAEFNRPGYNIVDHYTYVFLGDGCLMEGISHEACSLAGTLGLGKLICFYDDNGISIDGHVEGWFTDDTPKRFESYGWHVVPNVNGHDPEAIEAAIEAAKQVNNKPSMICCKTVIGLGSPNMANTHSVHGAALGDAEIAATRPHIGWHHPPFEIPQEVYSAWDARTKGQKLETEWNQKFAEYAEKHPAEAAEFNRRMTGDLPANWRSHVDSVINQVNAKAETIASRKASQNAIEGLAPILPELIGGSADLAGSNLTLWSGSKGISQKNGGNYVYYGVREFGMSAMMNGLSLHGGLIPYGATFLMFSEYARNALRMAALMKIRNIFVFTHDSIGLGEDGPTHQPVEQTATLRYIPNMDVWRPCDTVESTVSWARAIERKDGPSILIFSRQNLPFQKRDAATIKLIDKGGYVLSEAGNGKAHAILIATGSEIGLAVNAQKALAEEGIHVRIVSMPCTNVFDRQEPSYKDSVLTKGVKRVAIEAGVTDFWRKYVGLDGAVVGMDTFGESAPADVLFKHFGFTVENVVKTVKGIL, from the coding sequence ATGGGTACATTTAAGGATTTTGACGCGCCGGTGTTTAAAGATTTGACCAGTGCGATTCGCGCGTTGGCTATGGATGCCGTGCAAAAAGCCAATTCTGGCCACCCCGGTATGCCGATGGGTATGGCTGAAATTGCTGAAGTGCTGTGGATCCATCATCTGCGTCATAATCCTGGCAATCCGGAGTGGGTCGACCGTGACCGGTTTATTCTTTCCAATGGACACGGGTCGATGTTGATCTATGCCTTATTGCATTTGACGGGCTACGATTTGCCAATGGAAGAAATCAAACGCTTCCGTCAGTTTCATTCAAAGACACCAGGGCATCCGGAATATGGCTATACCCCGGGCGTAGAAACCACAACAGGTCCATTAGGTCAGGGTATTACCAATGCGGTAGGCATGGCGCTGGCAGAAAAAGTTCTGGCTGCTGAATTTAACCGTCCTGGCTATAATATTGTGGATCACTATACTTATGTTTTCTTGGGTGATGGCTGCTTGATGGAAGGCATTTCGCACGAAGCTTGTTCTTTGGCGGGTACTTTGGGTTTGGGCAAACTAATCTGTTTTTACGATGATAATGGTATTTCCATTGATGGTCACGTGGAAGGCTGGTTTACCGACGATACGCCGAAGCGGTTTGAGTCTTATGGCTGGCATGTTGTGCCCAATGTCAACGGGCATGATCCGGAAGCGATTGAAGCAGCGATTGAAGCTGCTAAACAGGTAAATAACAAGCCATCAATGATTTGCTGCAAAACGGTCATTGGATTGGGCTCACCGAATATGGCCAATACCCATTCGGTACATGGCGCCGCATTGGGTGATGCAGAAATTGCGGCTACTCGTCCGCACATTGGCTGGCATCATCCGCCTTTTGAAATACCACAAGAAGTTTACAGTGCTTGGGATGCAAGAACGAAAGGCCAAAAGCTTGAAACTGAATGGAACCAGAAATTTGCTGAATACGCAGAGAAACATCCAGCTGAAGCCGCTGAATTTAACCGTCGTATGACGGGAGATTTGCCAGCAAACTGGCGTAGTCATGTCGATAGCGTTATCAATCAGGTGAATGCGAAAGCAGAGACGATTGCCAGCCGCAAAGCCTCACAAAACGCGATCGAAGGCCTGGCGCCAATTCTACCCGAGTTGATTGGCGGTTCTGCGGATCTGGCCGGATCTAACTTGACTTTATGGTCAGGTTCTAAGGGAATTAGCCAGAAAAACGGCGGTAATTATGTTTACTATGGTGTGCGTGAGTTTGGCATGAGTGCCATGATGAACGGATTGTCGTTACATGGCGGTTTGATTCCTTATGGCGCCACATTTTTGATGTTTTCTGAGTATGCCCGTAACGCACTGCGCATGGCTGCATTGATGAAAATTCGCAATATCTTCGTGTTTACTCATGATTCCATTGGCCTGGGTGAGGATGGTCCGACACATCAACCGGTAGAGCAAACAGCCACATTGCGTTATATCCCTAACATGGATGTATGGCGGCCCTGTGATACTGTTGAATCAACAGTTTCTTGGGCGCGTGCCATCGAACGCAAGGATGGCCCTTCAATCTTGATTTTCAGCCGCCAGAATTTGCCGTTCCAGAAACGGGATGCAGCTACGATCAAATTAATTGATAAAGGTGGTTATGTATTATCTGAAGCGGGCAATGGGAAAGCGCATGCTATTCTAATTGCAACAGGCTCAGAGATTGGACTGGCCGTGAATGCACAAAAAGCATTGGCGGAAGAGGGTATTCATGTGCGTATTGTATCCATGCCATGCACGAATGTATTTGATCGTCAGGAACCATCTTACAAGGACAGTGTCTTGACAAAAGGCGTTAAGCGAGTTGCCATAGAGGCGGGTGTGACAGATTTCTGGCGTAAGTACGTCGGACTGGATGGTGCTGTGGTGGGTATGGATACCTTTGGTGAGTCAGCGCCTGCAGATGTTCTATTCAAGCATTTTGGCTTTACCGTCGAGAACGTGGTCAAGACAGTAAAAGGCATTCTCTAA
- the gap gene encoding type I glyceraldehyde-3-phosphate dehydrogenase, whose amino-acid sequence MTIKVGINGFGRIGRMVFRSAIQNFPDIEVVAINDLLEPDYLAYMLKHDSVHGRFQGDIAIDGNTLVVNGKRIRLTAIKDPAELKWNEVGAEVVVESTGLFLTKETCEKHLVAGAKKVIMSAPSKDDTPMFVFGVNDKSYKGESIISNASCTTNCLAPIAKVLNDKWGIKRGLMTTVHAATATQKTVDGPSNKDWRGGRGILENIIPSSTGAAKAVGVVIPELNKKLTGMAFRVPTSDVSVVDLTVELEKDASYEEICKAMKDASEGSMKGVLGYTDQKVVSTDFRGESCTSIFDAEAGMALDKSFVKVVAWYDNEWGYSTKVLEMVRTVAK is encoded by the coding sequence ATGACAATTAAGGTTGGTATTAATGGGTTTGGTCGAATCGGGCGTATGGTTTTTCGCTCCGCAATACAGAATTTTCCTGATATCGAAGTGGTTGCCATTAATGATTTGTTAGAGCCGGATTATCTGGCTTATATGTTAAAACATGATTCGGTACATGGCCGTTTCCAGGGCGATATCGCAATTGATGGGAATACGCTGGTTGTCAATGGTAAAAGAATTCGACTGACGGCAATTAAAGATCCTGCTGAGCTGAAATGGAATGAAGTGGGTGCTGAAGTTGTGGTTGAGTCGACTGGCCTGTTTCTGACCAAAGAAACCTGTGAAAAACATTTGGTAGCAGGTGCCAAGAAAGTCATTATGTCGGCGCCTTCCAAAGATGATACACCAATGTTTGTCTTTGGCGTGAATGATAAATCTTATAAAGGTGAGAGCATTATTTCCAATGCCTCCTGTACCACGAACTGCTTGGCGCCGATAGCCAAGGTGCTGAATGATAAATGGGGCATTAAGCGCGGACTTATGACGACGGTTCATGCCGCAACAGCGACACAAAAAACTGTGGATGGCCCGTCCAACAAAGATTGGCGTGGTGGCCGCGGAATTCTGGAAAATATTATTCCATCTTCAACAGGTGCTGCTAAAGCAGTGGGCGTTGTGATTCCTGAGCTGAATAAAAAACTGACCGGTATGGCTTTCCGTGTTCCAACGTCAGATGTATCTGTTGTGGATTTGACGGTTGAGCTGGAAAAAGATGCATCTTATGAGGAAATTTGTAAAGCGATGAAGGATGCTTCCGAAGGTTCAATGAAGGGCGTGCTGGGATACACCGACCAGAAAGTGGTATCCACCGATTTCCGCGGTGAAAGCTGTACATCCATTTTTGATGCCGAAGCAGGCATGGCTTTAGATAAAAGCTTTGTGAAAGTAGTTGCCTGGTATGACAACGAATGGGGTTATTCCACCAAAGTGCTGGAGATGGTTCGTACTGTTGCCAAGTAG